In Natronococcus occultus SP4, the following proteins share a genomic window:
- a CDS encoding ATP-binding protein produces MAPSTRRGSESTAATDRYEAVADLAQQALADEDVESLLQSTTSAAATVIDARSLAILERRPENERATVRSHVGYHAARGDGGTVAATADSWVGTVLERADPVRSDESIDTPTPTGEARHSVGVRIDVDGEPWGILEAHANEPGAVTDADVAFLERIVDVLESAIEPASAPTDDAGSAADETDRLHRAVETAREGIAVFEPGGEFAYTNEAYAELYGYDPAEIEGMHWEQVHPPGMVTRIYREVFPQLSTTGTWSGKTVGLRADETRFLKEHSLSATTDGGIISVVCDVAERRRLESEFEEIYGRITDAVVGLDVDWTFTHVNDRAAELIGLTDREVLGRSFWTVFPDVGEDVAEEFRTAMATQEPTAFEEYVPVLESWLEVSVYPSETGLSVYLRDITERKTAERELRESNRALRRLYEITADTERSFEQKVTRLLELGRERLGLEAGFVADIDPETDRFEVVHATGDDRISPGTSAPLSETYCRQTVETMEPFVLTDAPAQGWADDRAYERWGFDTYVGCEIPVTGGTQTVCFAADDARSEPLTPAERGFVELATQWLSYELERRRYQAELEDVIDELEASNERLEQFAYAASHDLQEPLRMITSYLGLIESRYGDRLDAEGEEFIAYAVDGAERMREMIDGLLEYSRVDTRGDPFEPVDLEDVLEAVRSDIRVQIAESDAEIDVAPLPTVEGDTGQLRQLFQNLLSNAIKYSGEEPPRIEIAAEHSRIDGRWQIAVSDDGVGIDPDEADRIFDVFQRLHGRDEPGTGIGLALCRRIVERHGGEIGVASEPGEGSTFTVTLPPAGNATAGP; encoded by the coding sequence ATGGCGCCATCAACTCGCCGGGGGAGCGAATCGACGGCCGCCACCGACCGGTACGAGGCCGTCGCCGATCTCGCCCAACAGGCCCTCGCTGACGAGGACGTCGAGTCCCTCCTGCAGTCGACGACGAGCGCCGCCGCGACCGTGATCGACGCGCGATCGCTGGCGATCCTCGAGCGACGTCCGGAAAACGAACGCGCGACGGTCCGCAGTCACGTCGGCTACCACGCCGCCCGCGGCGACGGGGGAACGGTCGCCGCGACGGCCGACAGCTGGGTGGGGACCGTCCTCGAACGAGCCGACCCCGTCCGGAGCGACGAGTCGATCGACACGCCGACCCCCACGGGCGAGGCTCGACACAGCGTCGGTGTTCGGATCGACGTCGACGGCGAACCGTGGGGGATTCTCGAAGCTCACGCGAACGAGCCCGGAGCCGTTACCGACGCCGACGTCGCCTTCCTCGAACGGATCGTCGACGTCCTCGAGAGCGCGATCGAGCCCGCGTCCGCGCCGACCGACGACGCGGGTTCGGCCGCCGACGAAACGGATCGGCTCCACCGGGCGGTCGAGACCGCCCGGGAGGGGATCGCCGTCTTCGAACCCGGCGGGGAGTTCGCCTACACCAACGAGGCCTACGCCGAGCTGTACGGCTACGATCCCGCGGAGATAGAGGGGATGCACTGGGAGCAGGTCCACCCGCCGGGGATGGTCACCCGGATCTACCGGGAGGTGTTCCCCCAGCTCTCGACGACCGGGACCTGGTCGGGGAAGACGGTCGGCCTGCGCGCGGACGAAACGCGGTTTCTCAAGGAGCATAGCCTCTCGGCGACGACTGATGGGGGGATCATCTCGGTCGTCTGCGACGTCGCCGAGCGGCGCCGTCTCGAGTCCGAGTTCGAGGAGATCTACGGCCGGATCACCGACGCGGTCGTCGGTCTCGACGTAGACTGGACGTTCACTCACGTCAACGACCGCGCCGCGGAGCTGATCGGGCTCACGGATCGGGAGGTGCTCGGGCGGTCGTTCTGGACGGTGTTTCCCGACGTCGGCGAGGACGTCGCGGAAGAGTTTCGGACCGCGATGGCGACCCAGGAGCCGACCGCCTTCGAGGAGTACGTCCCCGTCCTCGAGTCGTGGCTGGAGGTCAGCGTCTACCCCTCCGAGACCGGGCTCTCGGTCTACCTGCGTGATATCACCGAACGCAAGACCGCCGAGCGCGAGCTCCGGGAGAGCAACCGGGCGCTGCGCCGGCTCTACGAGATCACCGCCGACACCGAGCGCTCGTTCGAACAGAAGGTGACCCGCCTGCTCGAGCTGGGCCGCGAGCGACTCGGGCTCGAGGCCGGGTTCGTCGCCGACATCGATCCCGAGACGGACCGCTTCGAGGTCGTCCACGCGACAGGCGACGACAGGATCTCCCCGGGAACGTCGGCACCGCTCTCGGAGACCTACTGTCGCCAGACTGTCGAGACGATGGAGCCGTTCGTGCTCACGGACGCGCCTGCTCAGGGGTGGGCCGACGATCGGGCGTACGAACGGTGGGGGTTCGACACCTACGTCGGCTGCGAGATTCCGGTGACCGGCGGCACACAGACGGTCTGTTTCGCCGCCGACGATGCCCGATCGGAGCCGCTGACCCCCGCCGAACGGGGGTTCGTCGAACTCGCCACCCAGTGGCTCAGCTACGAACTCGAGCGACGGCGCTACCAGGCCGAGCTCGAGGACGTGATCGACGAGCTGGAGGCCTCGAACGAGCGGTTAGAGCAGTTCGCCTACGCCGCCTCCCACGACCTCCAGGAGCCGCTGCGGATGATCACCAGCTATCTCGGGCTGATCGAGAGCCGGTACGGCGACCGCCTGGACGCCGAGGGCGAAGAGTTCATCGCGTACGCGGTCGACGGCGCCGAACGGATGCGCGAGATGATCGACGGGCTGCTCGAGTACTCCCGGGTCGACACCCGCGGGGACCCGTTCGAGCCCGTCGATCTCGAGGACGTCCTCGAGGCGGTCCGGTCGGACATTCGGGTTCAGATCGCGGAGAGCGACGCCGAGATCGACGTCGCCCCGCTGCCGACGGTGGAGGGCGATACCGGACAGCTCCGCCAGCTGTTCCAGAACCTGCTCTCGAACGCGATCAAGTACTCCGGCGAGGAGCCACCCCGAATCGAGATCGCGGCCGAGCACTCGCGGATAGACGGCCGGTGGCAGATCGCCGTCAGCGACGACGGCGTCGGCATCGACCCTGACGAGGCCGATCGCATCTTCGACGTCTTCCAGCGCCTGCACGGTCGCGACGAGCCGGGAACCGGGATCGGGCTGGCACTGTGTCGCCGGATCGTCGAGCGCCACGGCGGCGAGATCGGCGTCGCCTCCGAACCCGGCGAGGGGTCGACGTTTACCGTGACGCTGCCACCCGCCGGGAACGCGACGGCCGGTCCGTAG
- a CDS encoding enoyl-CoA hydratase/isomerase family protein, which produces MSRDTVRLSWNEDETVATLAVDRPEALNALNVATLEGIGDAVAEAEDEGARALVLTGAGDDAFIAGADIDYMQDLSSPEAQAWGELGHSVADALETFPAPTIAAINGYAFGGGCELALACDLRVASESTLIGNTEIDLGIIPGWGGTQRLPRLVGDETARRLIFLGERLDAESAAEAGLVGEVVPDADLEATVTELADRLAAKPADAMQAAKQSLNQFGEGPRSSGLAYEKRAFASLFGTPDQREGMAAFLEDREPEFR; this is translated from the coding sequence ATGAGCCGAGATACCGTTCGACTCAGCTGGAACGAGGACGAGACCGTCGCGACGCTGGCCGTCGACCGCCCCGAGGCGCTCAACGCCCTGAACGTCGCGACCCTCGAGGGGATCGGCGACGCCGTCGCAGAGGCCGAGGACGAGGGCGCACGAGCGCTCGTGCTCACCGGTGCGGGCGACGACGCCTTCATCGCGGGCGCTGACATCGACTACATGCAGGACCTCTCGAGCCCGGAGGCCCAGGCGTGGGGCGAGCTCGGTCACTCCGTCGCCGACGCCCTCGAGACGTTCCCGGCGCCGACGATCGCGGCGATCAACGGCTACGCCTTCGGCGGGGGCTGTGAGCTGGCGCTGGCCTGCGATCTGCGGGTCGCAAGCGAGTCGACGCTGATCGGCAACACCGAAATCGACCTCGGAATCATCCCGGGCTGGGGCGGGACCCAGCGTCTGCCGCGGCTGGTCGGCGACGAGACGGCCCGGCGCCTGATCTTCCTCGGCGAGCGACTCGACGCCGAGAGCGCCGCCGAGGCCGGACTCGTCGGCGAGGTCGTTCCCGACGCGGACCTCGAGGCGACCGTCACCGAACTGGCCGACCGCCTCGCGGCGAAACCGGCAGACGCCATGCAGGCCGCCAAGCAGTCGCTCAACCAGTTCGGCGAGGGGCCCCGATCGAGCGGGCTGGCCTACGAGAAACGCGCGTTCGCCAGCCTGTTCGGTACCCCAGACCAGCGCGAGGGGATGGCGGCGTTCCTCGAGGACCGCGAGCCGGAGTTCCGGTAA
- a CDS encoding catalase: protein MTADNSSDEREPETTGGEREPRTDGSGTDPGSTGTSDDAGGEIDENSKHEQLEEVRENSDGEHLTTDHGVKVSDTDNSLKAGERGPTIMEDFHFREKMTQFDHESIPERVVHARGTGAHGYFQPYEDPDLGEYDDISELTKASLFQDPDKKTPVFTRFSTVVGSRGSSDTVRDVRGFATKFYTEDGNWDLVGNNMPPFFIQDAMEFPDLVHAIKPEPDDGIPQASAAHDTFWDFASLKPEITHMIMWVLSGRALPRAYRMMQGFGVHTFRLVNDDGESVFVKFHWTPKLGTHQLVWDETTKLWGKSSDFNRKGLYDVIEEGYDPEWELGVQIFDEEQAAEFDFDVLDPTKIVPETEVPVRPIGKMVLNETPDNFFAEVEQVAFHPGNVVPGIDFSNDPLLQGRLFSYQDTQLNRFGGANWDEIPINRPIAERHNNQRAGFMRQEINEGKVSYKPNSIGDDDPQEAPAEEGGYEHYAEKVDGQKIRNRSDSFENHFTQARLFWNSMSEPEKQNIVDAAHFELGKVERVEIRERMVYDLFNNVDHEFAKRVAEGIGVEPPEEPGDEMPTHDREDPSLSMENRTPDTIETRKIAMLIDDGFDDEHVSKLRSALEEEGARVKIISKVLGEKSGVDGETVEPDKHHVAAASVSFDAVVIPGGDESVDAMRGQGDPKHFVAEAFKHYKPIAAVGEGTELFEAVDLPDTEIADEGDLVSDAGVVTCRSDDLESFAEAFVDAIAQHRHWDRDPEEVPA, encoded by the coding sequence ATGACAGCAGACAACTCTTCCGACGAGCGAGAACCGGAGACGACCGGCGGCGAGCGTGAGCCTCGAACCGACGGTTCGGGAACCGATCCCGGATCGACGGGGACGAGCGACGACGCCGGCGGGGAGATCGACGAGAACAGCAAACACGAGCAGCTTGAGGAGGTGCGGGAGAACTCGGACGGTGAGCACCTGACGACCGACCACGGTGTCAAGGTCAGCGATACGGACAACTCCCTGAAGGCGGGCGAGCGCGGCCCGACGATCATGGAGGACTTCCACTTCCGGGAGAAGATGACCCAGTTCGACCACGAGTCGATCCCCGAACGGGTCGTCCACGCCCGGGGCACGGGCGCCCACGGCTACTTCCAGCCCTACGAGGATCCCGATCTCGGCGAGTACGACGACATCTCCGAGCTAACGAAGGCTTCCCTCTTCCAGGATCCCGACAAGAAGACCCCCGTATTCACCCGATTCTCGACGGTCGTCGGCTCCCGGGGCTCGTCCGACACCGTCCGGGACGTTCGCGGGTTCGCGACGAAGTTCTACACCGAGGACGGCAACTGGGATCTCGTCGGGAACAACATGCCACCCTTCTTCATCCAGGACGCGATGGAGTTCCCCGATCTGGTCCACGCGATCAAACCCGAACCCGACGACGGGATTCCGCAAGCCTCGGCGGCCCACGACACGTTCTGGGACTTCGCCTCGCTGAAGCCCGAGATCACACACATGATTATGTGGGTGCTCTCGGGGCGGGCGCTGCCGCGGGCCTACCGTATGATGCAGGGCTTTGGCGTCCACACGTTCCGGCTCGTCAACGACGACGGCGAGTCGGTGTTCGTCAAGTTCCACTGGACGCCCAAGCTCGGCACCCACCAGCTCGTCTGGGACGAGACGACGAAGCTCTGGGGGAAGAGCTCGGATTTCAACCGGAAGGGGCTCTACGACGTCATCGAGGAGGGGTACGACCCCGAGTGGGAACTGGGCGTCCAGATCTTCGACGAGGAGCAGGCCGCAGAGTTCGACTTCGACGTCCTCGACCCGACGAAGATCGTCCCCGAGACCGAGGTTCCGGTCCGGCCGATCGGGAAGATGGTCCTCAACGAAACCCCCGATAACTTCTTCGCGGAGGTCGAGCAGGTCGCGTTCCACCCGGGCAACGTCGTCCCTGGAATCGACTTCTCGAACGACCCGCTCCTGCAGGGACGGCTGTTCTCCTATCAGGACACCCAGCTCAACCGCTTCGGCGGCGCCAACTGGGACGAGATCCCGATCAACCGCCCGATCGCCGAGCGACACAACAATCAGCGCGCCGGCTTCATGCGCCAGGAGATCAACGAGGGGAAAGTCTCCTACAAGCCCAACTCGATCGGCGACGACGATCCCCAGGAGGCCCCCGCCGAGGAGGGCGGCTACGAACACTACGCGGAGAAAGTCGACGGCCAGAAGATCCGTAACCGAAGCGACAGCTTCGAGAATCACTTCACGCAGGCGCGGCTGTTCTGGAACTCCATGTCCGAGCCCGAAAAACAGAACATCGTCGACGCCGCCCACTTCGAGCTCGGCAAGGTCGAGCGCGTGGAGATCCGCGAGCGGATGGTCTACGACCTCTTCAACAACGTCGACCACGAGTTCGCCAAACGCGTCGCCGAGGGGATCGGCGTCGAGCCCCCCGAGGAACCCGGCGACGAGATGCCCACCCACGACCGGGAGGATCCCTCGCTCAGCATGGAGAACCGAACGCCAGACACGATCGAGACCCGCAAGATCGCGATGCTGATCGACGACGGGTTCGACGACGAGCACGTCTCGAAACTCCGGTCGGCTCTTGAGGAGGAGGGCGCCCGGGTCAAGATCATCTCGAAAGTCCTTGGCGAGAAGTCCGGCGTCGACGGCGAGACGGTCGAACCCGACAAACACCACGTCGCGGCGGCTTCCGTCTCGTTCGACGCGGTCGTCATCCCCGGCGGCGACGAGAGCGTTGACGCCATGCGCGGGCAGGGCGATCCGAAACACTTCGTCGCCGAGGCGTTCAAACACTACAAGCCGATCGCCGCGGTCGGCGAGGGAACGGAACTGTTCGAAGCGGTCGACTTGCCCGACACCGAGATCGCCGACGAGGGCGACCTCGTATCCGACGCCGGCGTCGTCACCTGTCGGAGCGACGACCTCGAGTCGTTCGCCGAGGCGTTCGTCGACGCGATCGCCCAGCACCGCCACTGGGACCGCGATCCGGAGGAAGTCCCGGCCTGA
- a CDS encoding GNAT family N-acetyltransferase — protein sequence MVHRDPLEFGHDDRKRIYEHVERHGAVDPEEARTELGIEPGGFRHHVAILKRDGRLEEKDGTLRVTIDAGAEEEYRSDDLEFHIRPARQEDLAGIVGAIRQVAEERTYIEAESVADEIDHQEALLRHNELEARMFFVATVDSDVVGWVHLHAPELEKLSHTAELTVGVLDGYQGHGIGSHLLARGLEWAATNGYEKVYQSVPSSNEDAIAFLEGHDWETEAIREDHYKLNGDYVDEVMMAVEL from the coding sequence ATGGTTCACCGTGACCCCCTCGAGTTCGGCCACGACGACCGCAAACGGATCTACGAACACGTCGAGCGCCACGGGGCCGTCGACCCCGAGGAGGCGCGGACGGAGCTTGGCATCGAGCCCGGCGGGTTTCGCCACCACGTGGCGATCCTGAAGCGGGACGGACGCCTCGAGGAGAAAGACGGCACCCTCCGGGTGACGATCGACGCCGGCGCCGAGGAGGAGTACCGCTCCGACGACCTCGAGTTCCACATCCGACCCGCCAGACAGGAGGACCTCGCCGGGATCGTCGGCGCGATCCGGCAGGTCGCCGAAGAACGGACCTACATCGAGGCCGAGAGCGTCGCCGACGAGATCGACCACCAGGAGGCGCTGCTCAGACACAACGAACTGGAGGCCCGGATGTTCTTCGTCGCGACCGTCGACAGCGACGTCGTCGGCTGGGTCCACCTCCACGCCCCGGAGCTCGAGAAACTCTCTCACACCGCCGAGCTGACCGTCGGCGTCCTCGACGGCTACCAGGGCCACGGCATCGGCTCACATCTGCTCGCCCGCGGGCTCGAGTGGGCAGCAACGAACGGCTACGAGAAAGTCTACCAGAGCGTCCCCTCGAGCAACGAGGACGCCATCGCGTTCCTCGAGGGCCACGACTGGGAGACCGAGGCGATCCGGGAGGACCACTACAAGCTCAACGGCGACTACGTCGACGAAGTGATGATGGCCGTCGAACTCTGA
- a CDS encoding DUF2267 domain-containing protein, with the protein MQYDDFIGEVQQRAQLDSREAALSVSRATLTTLSERIDPGQAENLAAQLPDELARFLEDVDDAERFGHGEFVDRVGDREEIDGADAADAAFHARVVVDVLEEAVTGDALEDVKTQLPTDKGYEDLFEVAESDGSPA; encoded by the coding sequence ATGCAGTACGACGACTTCATCGGCGAAGTCCAACAGCGAGCACAGCTCGACTCCCGAGAGGCCGCGCTCAGCGTCTCCCGGGCGACGCTGACCACACTGTCCGAGCGGATCGATCCCGGGCAGGCTGAGAACCTGGCTGCACAGCTTCCCGACGAGCTCGCCCGGTTCCTCGAGGACGTCGACGACGCCGAACGGTTCGGCCACGGGGAGTTCGTCGACCGCGTCGGCGACCGCGAGGAGATCGACGGCGCGGACGCCGCCGACGCCGCCTTCCACGCACGGGTCGTCGTCGACGTTCTCGAAGAGGCGGTAACCGGAGACGCACTCGAGGACGTCAAGACCCAGCTCCCGACCGACAAGGGGTACGAGGACCTCTTCGAGGTCGCGGAAAGCGACGGCAGCCCGGCCTGA
- a CDS encoding redox-regulated ATPase YchF, which yields MLSIALAGKPNAGKSTFYTAATMAEVDVANYPFTTIDANRGVSYARTECPCLEREQRCNADNCEDGKRYVPVELIDVAGLVPGAHEGKGLGNQFLDELTNADVIVNVIDASGGTNEKGEPVDIGEHDPLEDIDFVEEEMDLWLADIVDRNWESIERKSRSPDFDVDEALSEMLTGFGASPTEVARTLREIDYPEDPREWTDDHREALARELRGRTKPIVVAANKIDVAPEENVEKLLELDKPVIPTTAEGELALRRAADNGLVDYDPGDETVEIGAEVSDAQREALAELAGTMDEYGGTGVQHALDYAVYDLLEHLTAYPVEDAAKWSDGSGNVLPDAHLLPQGSTPVDLAYAVHSDIGDGYLHAVDAKSNREIGEEYELEEGDVIKIVSTN from the coding sequence ATGCTCTCGATCGCGCTTGCCGGAAAGCCAAACGCCGGCAAGTCCACGTTCTACACCGCGGCGACGATGGCGGAGGTCGACGTCGCCAACTACCCGTTCACGACGATCGACGCCAACCGGGGGGTGAGCTACGCTCGAACGGAGTGTCCCTGCCTCGAGCGCGAGCAGCGTTGCAACGCCGACAACTGCGAGGACGGCAAGCGCTACGTCCCGGTCGAGCTGATCGACGTGGCGGGGCTCGTTCCCGGCGCCCACGAGGGGAAGGGCCTCGGGAACCAGTTCCTCGACGAGCTCACGAACGCCGACGTGATCGTCAACGTGATCGACGCCTCCGGCGGCACGAACGAGAAGGGCGAACCCGTCGACATCGGCGAGCACGATCCCCTCGAGGACATCGACTTCGTCGAGGAGGAGATGGACCTCTGGCTGGCCGACATCGTCGATCGCAACTGGGAGTCGATCGAGCGCAAGTCCCGATCGCCCGACTTCGACGTCGACGAGGCGCTCTCGGAGATGCTCACTGGCTTCGGTGCCTCGCCGACCGAGGTCGCCCGCACCCTGCGGGAGATCGACTACCCCGAGGACCCCCGCGAGTGGACCGACGACCACCGCGAGGCGCTGGCCCGCGAGCTCCGCGGACGGACCAAGCCGATCGTCGTCGCGGCGAACAAGATCGACGTCGCTCCCGAGGAGAACGTCGAGAAGCTCCTCGAGCTCGACAAGCCCGTGATCCCGACGACGGCAGAGGGCGAACTCGCCTTGCGCCGGGCCGCGGATAACGGCCTCGTCGACTACGACCCCGGTGACGAGACCGTCGAGATCGGCGCCGAGGTCAGCGACGCCCAGCGCGAGGCACTGGCCGAACTCGCCGGGACGATGGACGAGTACGGCGGGACCGGCGTCCAGCACGCGCTCGATTATGCGGTGTACGACCTGCTCGAGCACCTCACGGCTTACCCCGTCGAGGACGCCGCGAAGTGGTCCGACGGCAGCGGGAACGTCCTCCCCGACGCCCACCTGCTCCCCCAGGGGTCGACCCCGGTCGATCTGGCCTACGCCGTCCACTCCGATATCGGCGACGGCTACCTCCACGCCGTCGACGCCAAGTCGAACCGCGAGATCGGCGAGGAGTACGAGCTCGAGGAGGGTGACGTGATCAAGATCGTGAGTACGAATTGA